One genomic region from Acidobacteriota bacterium encodes:
- a CDS encoding efflux RND transporter periplasmic adaptor subunit — translation MMRARRTNETAWSRIAAAAALAMWLLPAAGCAGGEGRREAAVEEQPLAVEVAEARREAVPQLTEASGGVEPWRRAAPGTKILGRVETVAVSEGQHVAAGALLAKLDTRDLEAAVEQAEAAVAMAEAQLENARTQHRRMVDLHERGSVTDKNVEDAVAALRVREAALEQAKANLAAARVTLGYAEIRAPFAGWVVDKRVERGDMAAPGAPLFVIEDLSRVKVRVQVPEASVIGLGKGGPARVRIDALDLDREATIARVIPAGDPASRTFDVEVVLDNPDGAIRSGMFARVSFPRGEREVLVVPERALVRRGQLVGLYVVGKDGRARLRWIRTGAKTERGVEVLSGLDAGERYVVEPPPELTDGRAVVER, via the coding sequence ATGATGCGGGCGAGACGGACGAACGAAACGGCATGGAGCAGGATCGCCGCAGCCGCGGCGCTCGCGATGTGGCTGCTGCCGGCCGCCGGGTGCGCCGGCGGCGAGGGGCGCCGCGAGGCCGCGGTGGAAGAACAGCCGCTGGCGGTCGAGGTCGCCGAAGCGAGGCGCGAGGCGGTGCCGCAGCTCACCGAGGCGAGCGGTGGCGTCGAGCCGTGGCGGCGAGCCGCCCCCGGTACGAAGATCCTCGGCCGCGTCGAGACGGTCGCGGTGAGCGAGGGCCAGCATGTCGCCGCCGGCGCGCTCCTGGCGAAGCTCGATACCCGGGATCTCGAGGCGGCCGTCGAGCAGGCGGAGGCGGCCGTCGCGATGGCCGAGGCCCAGCTCGAGAACGCCCGGACGCAGCACCGGCGGATGGTCGATCTCCACGAGCGCGGCTCGGTCACCGACAAGAATGTCGAGGACGCCGTCGCCGCGCTGCGGGTGCGCGAAGCGGCGCTGGAGCAGGCCAAGGCGAACCTCGCCGCGGCCAGGGTGACCCTCGGGTATGCCGAGATCCGCGCGCCGTTTGCCGGGTGGGTCGTGGACAAGCGCGTCGAGCGGGGAGATATGGCAGCCCCCGGCGCTCCGCTCTTCGTCATCGAGGATCTGTCGCGCGTCAAGGTCCGCGTGCAGGTCCCCGAGGCGAGCGTGATCGGGCTCGGGAAGGGCGGGCCGGCCCGCGTGCGCATCGATGCTCTCGACCTCGACCGCGAGGCCACGATCGCACGCGTGATCCCTGCGGGCGATCCCGCGAGCCGCACGTTCGACGTCGAGGTCGTTCTGGACAATCCCGACGGCGCGATCCGCTCCGGGATGTTCGCGCGGGTCAGCTTCCCGCGCGGCGAGCGCGAGGTACTGGTCGTTCCGGAACGGGCGCTCGTCCGTCGGGGCCAGCTCGTCGGGCTGTACGTCGTCGGGAAGGATGGCCGCGCGCGGCTGCGTTGGATCCGCACCGGGGCGAAGACGGAGCGCGGGGTGGAGGTGCTCTCCGGCCTCGACGCCGGCGAACGCTACGTGGTCGAGCCGCCGCCCGAGCTGACGGACGGCCGGGCCGTCGTGGAGCGTTGA
- a CDS encoding efflux RND transporter permease subunit, with protein sequence MFTGIGPAGRIGHFFIESKLTPLLVAAALAVGAFAVVLTPREEEPQIVVPMVDLFVGLPGASPAEVENRVTIPLEKRMWEIPGVEYVYSVSRPGMAMVTVRFYVGEDQERSLVKVYEKLVSGMDRMPAGATPPLVKVRTIDDVPVLGLTLWSSRHDGFELRQIAAELKKEIDRLDEVSVSRIIGGRRRAVLVRLDPERMSAFGVDPAGVASALQMQNAALTAGEFDRGDRRIRVETGALLRDRDEVARLVVGLHAGRPVYLADVAEIADGPEEPREYVAFGAGPAAAERGIVGAGGPDRLMPAVTIAIAKRKGSDASWVVDEVMKKVETLRGSLIPPDVQITVTRDYGATARTKADELLMHLLGAILSVTVVIALSLGWRGAAVVFVSVPVTFALTLFVYYLFGYTLNRVTLFALIFVTGIVVDDSIIVVENIVRHFQIRKLPPLQAAVAAVDEVGNPTILATLTVIAAVLPMAFVRGLMGPYMRPMPVGASLAMTFSLAVALVVAPYLGYRVLRGTHGADEKPYVLEETRIYRTYNAILRPLLVSTWRRWLFLGFVTLLLVLSMVLFPLKWITVKMLPFDNKSELQVIIDMPEGTTLERTARVAREMASYMMTVPEVTDVELYAGTASPHNFNGLVRHYDLRQGPNVADLQVNFVDKDARDDQSHDIARRIRPELTRIAEKYGAAVKIAEVPPGPPVLATLLAEVYGPTEEARLAAARRILDVFRSTDGVVDVDWFVEDPQPKLVFKVDREKAARAGVPAAAVARALRLALGGEPVGLLHDEDAAEPVPIELRLPRAQRSSAADLEKVRLASMNGTLVPLSELVRVEETVVPPSRYRKNLKPVIYVAGDVAGREESPVYAILKMADEIAEIETPGGAKIEQYYRDEPFSTERVAMKWDGEWHITYEVFRDLGGAFAVVLVLIYMLIIAWFKSFKVPLVMMIAIPLSLVGILPGHWLFGAFFTATSMIGFIALAGIMVRNSVLLIDFVDLAREQGKTLGEAVIEAGAVRFRPILLTAGTVVVGAFVIIFDPIFEGLAISLMAGSVASTMLTLVVVPLVYYMVEKRRQAKPYPDDWTACAAPADR encoded by the coding sequence ATGTTCACCGGAATCGGACCCGCGGGCCGCATCGGCCACTTCTTCATCGAGTCGAAGCTGACTCCGCTCCTCGTCGCTGCGGCGCTGGCGGTCGGCGCCTTCGCGGTCGTGCTCACGCCGCGCGAGGAGGAGCCGCAGATCGTCGTCCCGATGGTCGACCTTTTCGTCGGCCTGCCGGGAGCTTCGCCCGCCGAGGTCGAAAACCGCGTGACCATCCCGCTCGAGAAGCGCATGTGGGAGATTCCCGGCGTGGAGTACGTCTACTCCGTCTCGCGCCCGGGAATGGCCATGGTCACGGTCCGCTTCTACGTCGGCGAGGACCAGGAGCGCAGCCTGGTCAAGGTCTACGAGAAGCTCGTCTCGGGGATGGATCGCATGCCGGCGGGAGCCACACCGCCGCTGGTCAAGGTGCGCACCATCGACGACGTGCCGGTGCTCGGCCTGACCCTGTGGTCGTCACGCCACGATGGGTTCGAGCTGCGGCAGATCGCCGCCGAGCTGAAGAAGGAGATCGACCGGCTCGACGAGGTGTCGGTCAGCCGCATCATCGGCGGCCGGCGCCGCGCCGTTCTCGTGCGGCTCGACCCGGAGCGGATGTCGGCCTTTGGGGTCGATCCCGCCGGGGTCGCCTCGGCCCTGCAGATGCAGAACGCGGCGCTCACCGCCGGCGAGTTCGACCGCGGTGACCGCCGGATCCGCGTGGAAACCGGTGCCCTGCTGCGCGATCGCGACGAGGTGGCACGACTCGTCGTGGGCTTGCACGCCGGCCGGCCGGTCTACCTCGCGGATGTGGCGGAGATCGCCGACGGACCTGAGGAACCTCGCGAGTACGTCGCCTTCGGGGCGGGGCCCGCGGCGGCCGAGCGGGGAATCGTGGGGGCCGGCGGGCCCGATCGGCTGATGCCGGCGGTGACGATCGCGATCGCCAAACGGAAGGGATCCGACGCGTCGTGGGTCGTCGACGAGGTGATGAAGAAGGTGGAGACCCTGCGCGGCTCCCTGATCCCTCCGGACGTCCAGATCACCGTCACGCGTGACTACGGCGCCACCGCCCGAACCAAGGCTGACGAGCTGCTCATGCACTTGCTGGGCGCGATCCTGTCGGTGACCGTGGTCATCGCGCTCTCCCTCGGTTGGCGCGGAGCCGCCGTGGTGTTCGTGTCGGTGCCGGTCACGTTCGCGCTGACGCTGTTCGTCTACTACCTGTTCGGCTACACGCTGAACCGGGTCACGCTGTTCGCGTTGATCTTCGTGACCGGTATCGTGGTCGACGACTCGATCATCGTCGTCGAGAACATCGTCCGCCATTTCCAGATCCGGAAGCTGCCGCCGCTCCAGGCCGCCGTCGCGGCCGTGGACGAGGTCGGCAACCCGACCATCCTTGCCACGCTCACGGTGATCGCCGCCGTGCTTCCGATGGCCTTCGTGCGCGGGTTGATGGGGCCCTATATGCGCCCGATGCCGGTCGGAGCATCGCTGGCGATGACCTTTTCGCTGGCGGTGGCCTTGGTGGTCGCGCCGTACCTTGGCTATCGCGTGTTGCGGGGGACACACGGGGCGGACGAAAAGCCCTACGTGCTCGAGGAGACGCGCATCTACCGCACCTACAACGCCATCCTGCGGCCGCTCCTCGTGAGTACCTGGCGGCGCTGGTTGTTCCTCGGGTTCGTGACGCTGCTGCTGGTTCTGTCGATGGTCCTCTTCCCGCTGAAGTGGATCACCGTGAAGATGCTTCCCTTCGACAACAAGAGCGAGCTGCAGGTGATCATCGACATGCCGGAGGGCACGACGCTGGAGCGAACGGCCAGGGTGGCGCGGGAGATGGCGTCGTACATGATGACGGTGCCCGAGGTCACGGATGTGGAGCTGTACGCCGGCACCGCATCGCCGCACAACTTCAACGGCCTGGTGCGGCACTACGACCTCCGCCAGGGTCCGAATGTGGCCGATCTGCAAGTGAACTTCGTCGACAAGGACGCTCGCGACGATCAGAGTCACGACATCGCGCGGCGGATCCGTCCGGAGCTGACGCGGATTGCCGAAAAGTACGGAGCGGCGGTCAAGATCGCCGAGGTGCCGCCGGGGCCTCCGGTGCTGGCGACTCTTCTCGCCGAGGTCTACGGGCCGACGGAGGAGGCACGGCTGGCGGCCGCGCGCCGGATCCTGGACGTGTTCCGCTCGACGGACGGAGTGGTGGATGTCGACTGGTTCGTAGAGGATCCGCAACCGAAGCTCGTGTTCAAGGTCGACCGCGAAAAGGCCGCCCGGGCGGGGGTTCCGGCCGCTGCCGTCGCGCGGGCGCTGAGGCTCGCGCTCGGCGGCGAGCCGGTCGGCCTCCTCCACGACGAGGACGCCGCGGAGCCGGTGCCGATCGAGCTGCGGTTGCCGCGGGCGCAGCGCTCGTCGGCCGCCGATCTGGAGAAGGTCCGGCTGGCGTCGATGAACGGGACGCTCGTACCGCTGTCGGAACTGGTGCGCGTGGAAGAGACCGTCGTCCCACCGAGCCGCTACCGGAAGAACCTCAAGCCGGTGATCTATGTCGCCGGCGACGTGGCCGGCCGCGAGGAGAGTCCTGTCTACGCGATTCTCAAGATGGCGGACGAGATCGCAGAGATCGAGACACCGGGAGGGGCGAAGATCGAGCAGTACTACCGGGACGAACCGTTCTCGACCGAGCGGGTGGCGATGAAGTGGGATGGCGAGTGGCACATCACCTACGAGGTCTTCCGGGATCTCGGCGGAGCCTTCGCGGTGGTGCTGGTGCTGATCTACATGCTGATCATCGCCTGGTTCAAGTCGTTCAAGGTGCCGCTGGTGATGATGATCGCCATCCCGCTGTCCCTGGTCGGCATCCTGCCGGGACACTGGTTGTTCGGCGCGTTCTTCACTGCGACGTCGATGATCGGTTTCATCGCACTCGCGGGCATCATGGTGCGCAACTCGGTGCTGCTGATCGATTTCGTCGACCTGGCACGAGAACAGGGCAAGACGCTCGGCGAGGCGGTCATCGAGGCGGGCGCCGTCCGCTTCCGGCCGATCTTGCTGACGGCCGGAACGGTCGTGGTCGGAGCGTTCGTGATCATCTTCGATCCGATCTTCGAAGGTCTCGCGATCTCGCTGATGGCCGGCTCGGTCGCCTCGACGATGCTGACGCTCGTGGTGGTCCCTCTCGTCTATTACATGGTCGAAAAGCGCCGCCAGGCGAAGCCCTATCCGGACGACTGGACCGCCTGCGCGGCGCCGGCGGATCGATGA